Below is a window of Populus trichocarpa isolate Nisqually-1 chromosome 3, P.trichocarpa_v4.1, whole genome shotgun sequence DNA.
TAACCAACCAAGAAGTAATTAAAGAGATAATGAAGCTTAAAAGAATCATCTCTAGTGATTCTTTCATCCATCAAATCAGTCTAAGCAGAAGCCAATCATCAAGATGATTCAAGTCTAACTTCTTTCAAGAAGGGTTGTTTAAAAATGACTAAATCTTTCAAAGTTATGAAGTTTCTAAAATTGACTTGCTTCAGTTATTCTATTTATTAGGGATTATAACAAAGCTTGTTATGCTTTGTGATGATAATCAAACTTTCCTCCAAATACAAGATATTATTTCATTCATGAATGCTCTTCAATATTATACAAGTGTTCAACCAACCATAAAGGGAATGAATGTTTATGTTCAATTCTTATAACATCAAGAACTAACTagatcaaaatacttttaatgaGGTAAAATGCTCTTCTTTAACTAAATATGAGATTAGTTTAGGAAAGAAACAAGAAGCGGGCTTTCAAGAAAATGAagtaaagtttgattttttaaataaaaaaaatgttgcttATTGTGAATTGTTGTCTAGACCTTCTGAGAATGGAGGGTTTGATGTAAAGATTAAGAGTTCTGATGTGAAAGTGCAAGAGGATGAAAATTATATGGATGATGGATCAAAGAATGAAAGAAGAGGGTGATGTTGAAGAAGTCGATGAGGAAAAGAAGACTAaatccaagaagaagaagactaaGGAGGATTGGTGGTAGTTCTTTAACGAGGGAAGTCTATATGGTTATGGAGGCCTAGGGAGATTACCAAGAAGGAGTATGCCTCTTCTTATAAGATCTTGATCAATGTTTGAGAGGATTATTTGGTTGTTAAGTACTTCTCTGTTAAAGGTTAGTTGGAGTTCAAGGCTATTGTTTTTGTGTCAAAGAGAGATgcatttgatttgtttgatactcgcaaaaatatgaaaaacatcaAGCTTTATGATAGAAGGTCTTCATCATGAACAACTCTGAATAAAATTCTCAAGGTCACTAGGAAGAACTCgatgaaaattttttatatttttgtacatACTCTTCGAGTATAGAAATCTCTTGAAGAAGGGAGAATTGTTTTACGAGCCAATAATTAATGGAAAGAACTTAGTAGTAACATGTATAAATATAGTAGATAACAATGAGTCATTGTTAGCATATTTTACAGGTGTTGATTAGCATATAATTAGTTGAATTAATTAGTTAGTAAATAGTTTTACATGGAAATTAATGGATAGTTAGAATATtagttcattatataaataaaaatgcattggAATGATGGAATCCAAGCAACAAGAAATTGATTTTCTGCGGATTGTAGttctctctcaatttttatctccttttcttctacTTCTCTCCTACTTCTctagtttctttatttttagggAGACCTTAACAATACACACGTGTGTGTTTAAAATCTTATTAGCTTAATATTCCTAATAAGTTTTTAAGTacaatttaattggttttttgaaattttctttcattgattcataataatttttttaattgaatacaaAGAGATTGTGACATTTTGAGGTGGAATctaattcttaattattattattttaattctaaccaagacaatgaattttttttatccaatcttttttttttcttcgagatcaactaaaagaattattttacgatctcacaataaataaaaaacagagatcTTAATTAAAAGCATTAggattaaactaaaataattattaagaatCAATGAAAGAAagtttaagtaaaaaaaattcaatgaaggGATTCTAATTGAAATAGAATTAGCTTGGATAAGCATAAGGATGCTTGTTTTGAGGAAAATAATAGGATAATCActcttcttcgtttttttttccttttcttttctcacttCAGCCGAGATAATTCACGCATTTTTCTACCgcaatattaatttcttaattcaatcaataaaattattctttagaGTTATAAACGTATTTAATGtgtaaatttataaaacaataattatgatttcacaAATGTTAACACCCCTTAAGAgactttaatatatttgtatagACATGAAGATCATTACGCGATTCATTGCAGTAGTCCTGATCTTCACCAGGAATAAAATTCCTTCCCATATGCGAACCCTTTCCTTCTCGTCAGAATCTAAAGCTTCTTAACAGCAGGAATTCCATGGCTCCTCGAACTAGCATTACAGTGGCTGCTTGCCTTTCCGTTTCCAATCAAGAAATTAAGTTCTTATTTGAGTTGCCACTCTAAATAACTAGACACCGGAATCCAACGAAAAAAGGAGTCGTGAATTGGTCTCTGCTCAGCTAGTCAATGAATAGATCCGTGAGTAGTAGTTACaattatgattattaaaatttaacgGGTTGATCTAGAAACTCCGAGACTTCAAAGATGAACTGAGACGttggatttttagttaaattagataagaaaataatctaattaaatttttaataatttggttGAGCAGGTGAAACCCACTTCAAACTTATCTGATGTAATATcttgtaaaaattaataaaacattagtactttaataaaaataacttatttttaatttggtggcccaaacttttttttttaaattcaattctttACTCAACAACTATAATTACAATAAGTGATCAACCCCATTTAATTTGTCCTGCATAAAGGCCATATATGATTCCCCCATTTTGTACATCTAAGAATCTAGGTCATGTGGAACAAGCCATGCCCATCACAGCTTGTTCACCTATAAATGTGCTAATTTTGTTTCATCTGCCCACATACACTGATTTAATCCTGGCATCAAGCTCAAGATCGTGATTTGTGACCGACTTTCCTTCCTTTTCATAGAAAACGAAGATTTTCTAGGATACTCGGGCCGGGAGAGAAATCAGAAAAGATGCATTCCCTTTTAATATATAGTCTGTATCATAATTATTACCAGATTCAGTAGATTAATATGAGAAAATCGTAAGTCACTATCATTctaattgagttttaaattaaattaaatttgattaaactAATTAACTCGGGTGagtttttaatgatataattaactCCGAgaatatttttccaaatcagTGCCAAATCTAACAACTATGAGCTGGTGGATGCTATGAAATGGTATATAATGACAATGTTTGTGCTCATAGTAGGACAAACAAAGCCACACCAAGACAGGATCTGTTCTGGTCTTGATTTGAAGAATATGAATGATGTAAAAATGCAGctgtctttgtttcttttttcttttcaggtgAGAAAATGCTTCGCATACAAACAAGATCTTAATAAAAGCATGGCATTTTATAGAGCTTAGGGCTTAAATGCCTTGTCATCGTCATATCATCAGAAACCGATACCAGCACGATACACTTGGATCAGCCCACCTAATTCAcgaataaagaaaaattttctAGCTTTACTCTTCCAGGGCTCTGTTGCCTCGGCTTCGTTGCTTACTctgagaaaaacaaatttggaaTTAGGTACACTTGATATTGGTGAAGACTGTTTAGTAGAGTTTGCTATGCAGATTCTTAGATTAATGAGAATACAATTACGTTGAAAATGAAAAGTCTtggcaatttatttttatttttatttgggaattcaagtaaaataataataatataatatcaaaatacatAGTAGTTGTTCAAATGCGTCATTAGCTTGTAACAATTGTATTGTTGTTGGTGGAAGCAAGGGTATGTTGgtcacttaaaataaaaaaaaataagagaattaaataaaaataattacactcCTAATTACCTCGGGATCTAACATTCCCCTTATTTTGGGAGGAACTAGTTTAGAGGTCggtaagaaagaaaatataaatattagagagatttacttcaaaatattattaaatgagTAACATATCAAccttaaaatgttttaatttgattatttatccaatctaaatttaaaattaaattatataaaaactattttgacaTATTCTAATTAACTTGATGgtacaaaaacaaactaaataaccattaaaaaaaacataataataaaattaaaaaaaaattaacaagaaaaactcTCTCGATCAGATTCATTttctatattaaatttaaaattaaatcatataaaaattatctcgTTATAATTCAATCGACTTAGTTGATTTAAAAGCTTGCTCAAAtgacagttaaaaaaattttaaggataaaattcattaaaaagaatgaaaaaaaaaaaaaaggaattgaacaaaaattttttttactgtgtttATATAAACAGTGAAGCTGATATACAAGGTAATCACGATCCATAGTTTTGAGAGAATGTGATGTCTTTGTTAAAAACATCACAAATATCTTGAAACTCAAGAAGTCTTGGGAAGAGGAGCTTGAGATTCCTCTTAAAATAACGTTGGACACTTGAGTCTGTACAGAATTGAACATGACACGTTCCCGGGTGGGACTGGCTTTTACTTTTCATATAAAACGGTGTTTAGACTATCTATTAGCTATATTTCTATCCCACCTCCCTCCTTTTATGTGAAAAGTCTTGTCTCAATGCTGTCTCCTTGGTGCCATTTGCCTCACGGAACACACCTGTCATCAAAATTTACCCTTACAAATGTTTCCCCTCCACTTCGAAAAGTAAAGTTAATCCAATCATCTACCCTTTGACACGCTTCTGTTACTTGCCTTCCATGGCAAGCAAAGCATTGCTAGTGGAATGCAACCTCTTAGCTTCCAATTCAATTGCTCTTGAAAAACTTTATCCTTCCACGCACGGGCGATGGCTTCTTTCGCCAACTCCCAAAGTGCTCTATTGACTTTCTCAATGCACTACTGAATGCCGAGGATAGGGAAAGCAAGATAATGGCAGGTTATTTGAGCATTGACTAGCTCAACGCAATAAGTTACCTACAGCCCAAAATCCACTTCTTATTGGTACAATAAAAGGCATATCAAAGAGCTGGTCCCAAAAACTCCCAACGCTTGTAATTGCCAGCATAAGATAAAGTTTCCAAGATCAAAATTGTATGCTGATTTAACAGGTAAAAGGATTTGTTACTCGTACGAATAGAAAAGGCAAATGAGTGACCATTTTGCATCCACAACAAGCAGACTGAATCCAGTCATTAACTGCTAAAGATGTTTCTTAGAGAAACATTCCTCATCCAACACCAAAAGCAACAATCTATGATCATTATGTTAGCTTTCTGATCAAAGCAAACTTACCGCATCGTAGTGTAGATGGAAAGTTGGGAAAGTGTGAAACTCAATTTGTTTCAGTCAGAAGGAGTTTCGCACATAGCTGGACCGCGCGATGACTGACCTAATAAAGGCATTTCAGTGAAATAGTAGTAGAGCTCAGTTTTTATCTACTAACCAGTATAAATATACTACAACTTTTAGCTGGTTACGTTCACACAGACAAAATTTATTTCCAGCAAATTAATGGCCTGGATGCTCCGTAAATCATAGTAAAATCTACATAACAGAGGAATGGCTTGCTCAAGTTCATGGCCCAACAGCAGCTGTGAGCTACGCAAGTGTTATTGGCACGCAAATGTGTTAATAAGTTCCTATAATATAACAAACTGCGAAAATCTTCACGAAAAAGGGAATTCTAGCATCTAAATATCCAAAACTACCGATTCATCAATCAACTGTGCTAGacacaaacacacaaaaaagatgAACAAACGCTGTGGCACagggaaataaaaagaaatggctCTTCAAATTGCTTATTGGCTATGCATTTGCCATTTACAGAAGATGTGTTCAAGGGTTTCCAGGACAAAGAACCCAATTTGATTATGGAAAAACCATAGTTTTACGAGTTGCCGCGATTAAGGAACACAAAACAGGAAAGAAGTTACAGTTCCAGATAAGAAATGATCAGAACCATACAAACAAGAAAACTGTCGTCTTTCTCATTATTAAAGTTAACTGTTAGACAATTCACAAACCAGAGTAATCTCAACAGAATATAACTTACAATCCTTCCACTATCACTGCATTTTGTTCCTTTTCAAGTATCACTATGAATCAACACCTAATTTACACATTTCCATCTACAAGTAACAACAAACAAATATGTAAATAACTAACTAAAAATACAATCCAAGAAACCATTAGTTCATATAGATCAAAGTTCAAGTAAGAGACTCAAACCGCGAAATCCCATTTCTTTGCTCCACCCTCAACAGCTTTCAACAATGCAATCGCTTTGCTCTTCCCTTTCGCGGTCCCATTCTCCCTCACATCCTTGATCCCCTCCACTGCGCCCGGTCTCATTTCCTTCACCTCCCTCATCACTCCTCCCCCTCCACACCTCACCAAATTCAACAATGCCCCAACCGCATTCTCCTTTGTCCTCTCGCTCGAACCCGTCCCAACATCCAACAAGTCCTCCAAAACCTTAACCCCCGAAACCTTCCAAAATGCGCTCTCACTCTCCTCACACCCTGCAATTTGCGCAATCACCGCCGTCGTATCCTCCACAATACCCACTCTCCCATCCTTCAAAACCAGCGAAAACAACGCCCCCGCCGCACCTAAATCAATCAAACCAGCCCGATTCAACGGAAACAAAGCAATCCCAAAAAGGGCTTTCAGCGCATCCTTTATAGACCTCGGCGGCGAATTAGGCCTCTTGATTATTTCAATCAAGGAATAAGCAATATCACGCTTAGCCCCGATAATGGATCGGTAAGAATCATCAACAAGAAGGCTGTACAACGTAGCAGCAGATGATTGGACAGCTGAGGGTGAAGAATTGGTGGCATGGTGGCGGAGGACATGAGAGATCGCGTCAAGAAGGCCGCGCGTTGACATCAAGGGGGCGCGTGAAGAAATAGAGATGTTCAAGAGAGTAGCAGCTGCGTTATCTTGTGAGTCGTGAGAAGAAGAATAAAGGGTTTCGGCTAGATACGGGATGGCACCGGCTTCGGCAATTATCAGCCGTGATTCCGCATCGTTTTTGGTCATTAAGCGAAGTTCAGCTAAGGCTTCTGACCGTGTTATCTCGGACACAGAACCTAGTTTTTTAACTAGTGAGCGCGCTGTCCTGTGCTTGACTTCCATACTGTTTCGGACACAGGTTGATTCAGGACAGGAGCTTTTCGAGGCTTCAAGATGTCTGGTTAAGGAAGTAGATAAGATTAGAGAGGGtttttgaaaatgaaaggaGTACGACCTTTTCAATTAAGGTTGGTTGGTTTGACAAAGGATTTCAAGccaccaaaccgaaccggtttcaCATGGTTAATAAACTAAACTCTACTGTTTTTCTCGGTTCGTGTAGCTGGCACGGTCTTGTGGCGTCATTTGCTGCCAAATTTGTTAGTAGCTTGTTGTCATGTATCCTTTCTAGGCTGAGAAAGCAGAAATGCATGTAGGGTTATtcatgtaaaaaacattaaatattttatgtttaaaaatatattaaaataatatttttttatttttaaaaattatttttaacattagtatatcaaaaaaacaatataaaaaataatttttaattttttaaaaaaaaacatgatttcaacCACATTTTTAAACACCATTTAAATCTAGTTTAGAATTTTACTCAACTAAAAATAAGATTGATAAGTCAATACAAgattactttaaaataaaatttttttaaataaatatcaaaataatattattttgaaaaaaaataaaggtgaaatGATAAATAAAGTTAACTCGAattttgattggattaattaagtTATCAAATAATCTGCTAAGTAATTCAAGTTTAAAtctgttttagaaaaataaaaaaataatttagttcaAGTTTTGAATCAACAAATCTAATCTTCTTAAGCTTTTGAATTAGGCCGGGTTTTAAATTATAGGCCTATCGAATTAACATTTCCACAACATGgaataaacatgaaaattttagaaaggAGAGTGTTCTAAAAAGATTAAATCATCCCGAAACGAGATTGGATAAGTCAATTAAAGCATTCAGTGATTCTCGTAAATTTTCTGGAAAAAACACCAAATCATTCCACAAGTCTTTGATATCACATTATATGTCAACACATGAAACATGCCAATGCTCTATATCAACAAATTTACAGTGATTGCAGGCAGGCAATCAGTAGATCGATGTATTAATTATGATTAGTATATGTATAAAATATGGCATGTCGATATATCTCTTGTTatagtgttatatatatatatatatatatataacgttcacctttatttcatatatttagCGTAAAGTCCATTGACTGTAGTCTCCAGCCATTTGAAATGAAATCTCAATTTCCCCTGCATCTATAAAGGACGCAGCATGCTGCATGATGTTTTTAGCCTGCAAATTTGCAAGGGCAAGTTGAATTAGCAAGGTAGGTTTTAGACTTTTCGTTCGTTGAGATGATATTGGGCTTCACCAAGCCTGGATATCAATTGTAAGTAGAGGCAAACCCATCTTTGTCTATGTTCCAATTGGCCCTGTTTGTTGTGCCTGTCATGATGGTTTTGGTCGGCTCAAGCTGAAGATCATAACTTTGAAATTAAGATGCAAATGCAAGAATCTCGAAGCTTTCATAGTTTAGAAACTTCTAGTGATCTTTAATACCTGTAGACATGAAATCTCAATCATGAAACTAAACTGCTAAACATGTTACATGGCCAGATCAATGGAGGAGCGAGCACTAAATCACAGCACtcggagagaaagaaaaagtaaaactaCGGCCATGAAGCTGTGAGAAGTAAAAGGAATCGACGTAAGTTGCTTTGATTTTCTCTCATATTTCTGTAAATTAAAGCAGGAAATGGAACCTGAAGCATGAGATTATAATCTTCTCCAGCAGGTCACAAAACAATATTGTAATCATACTTTATGGAGGGGATGTGTGAGATGAACACCCACTATTGCACAAATACTGAGGATTAGAGCTGCCACGCAACAGTCTTTCAGGCAGACACTCGAGAGCTTGACAAATTTCAATAGTGATAGGTGTAAGCATAGTTGGCAATCCCATATAGACTTGGACACCCCTCAAATTCCAGGAAGGTCAGAGATGATGGTTTGTGCAGCTCGTGAGGTAAATTCTCTAATAATACTGAACAACCATATATCTGCAACTTTTGAAGAGAACTCAGGTGCTGAAATCCAGCTTGGTTGGACAACGTGGTGATGTCACCACAACCACCAATGGCTAAATCTTCCATTTCTGTCAGGTGTTGCAAAAAGCCAACGGCTAAATCAAGAACAAATTGGGCTAAATCACTGATGAGgtcatgcacaacaaaaattCATCATTGCAACTTGACTTTGAAAGAAAGAACTAGATAATAGATCACGAAAATACTCATCACCTACTTCTTCCATTTTCTTCTGCCTCCTCGGTTGCCTGACAAGACCTTCTGCCATCCATAGCAAGACAAGCTTATCTCTATCAAATTCAAAACCCTTAGGGAAGACTGAACAATAAGCAGAgaattacttaattttttttgccttcTGAAACCACTAATATCATATTAGAGGGGGCAAACTTGTGAGATTTTCACGTTTCCCTTTTAGCTATGGAGCTCGGGAGGTTTATCCCGAAACGACCCATTAGGCTTGCCCAATTCCAACTAACATTGGGCTAATCCCTCTTTTATTCTTGAGGAGATATCCCGAAGCCCCACAAACCAAAACGAAGCTAGGGACATTGAACCAGCTTCCAGCAAACCATACCAGAGTTCTGGAACGAGCCTCCTATGCCCCAAACTTCCCCCTTCTTTGGACCTCACCAGGGGATTCTCGCGCAAATGTATAAAGCCCCTAATGGCATAATTGTTAGATCCTACTGCGACTGACCCGAAAAAAGTTATCGgattattgagttaatttatgaGTTATgggttaataatatttatttaaataatattgttttggtttttttaaaaaaaatgttatgataACTTGTGAATGAAGTTGAGTTGAGTTAAATGATTTATTAAGCCAttacataataaaattttaaaatgtaaaattaaaccttcaatcataaataaagagaaaaaaacaagattgaACAGTTATGTTTTATTAATAGAGTTTCAGAACATTTTCTAAAGGACAAGTCTTGAAACACATTACAGGCAACCAGTGAGATGATACAACCTTCTAAGGTATATCATCAActtcgaaataaaaaaaacaaaagaaaaaacacataccAATACAGAAAACCCGTgacaacaagaagaaaaacctacaaaataacatcaattttgTCTCATGCTATCTtaccttttatctttttaaatgacATCAATTTTGTCTCATGCTACCTTACCTTTCACCTTTTCTCAAGTTAGTGACAAGTCCTAAATAATGTCCAAATATTCCACCAAGCAATACTTGGAATTAACCCCAGGAACGAGAAAGAAAAGCTACCAAAATCAAGAACATTGCTCACGAGCCACACCAAGCCTTGAATTGGGCACATCGAAAAGAATCCTGTGGTTTTGTTGCTGCATGCTGGCTATTACGTTCAGCACCGAATTCACATTATCAGGGGCAGCAGCCATGGCCAAGCAAGAGGTGACCCCAGCAGTGCTGTGGATTAGGAGGTTTTCTGGTGGCATTGTTACGTTCATGCCTGAGAACATGAATGTTATGGTGGGTGGTACAATGGGTACTGAGTAACATGTGTCGAACCCGCCTAGGGATGACACGGTTGCATTGCCAACACGCTTCCTGAACTCATTGCGGACCGCAATGTAAGCCGGGGCAACCAGTCTGGTGAAAACAGTGCCtgagaaatgaagaaaattgaatatCAATTATGATCCTAACAAGGTCATTAAAGTGTGTCTGGTCCGAATCAACAagtaaattcaaaataacatcgTTCATGTTCATGGATTAACTTGCCGGATCATAGAATTTAATTGGTCAATCTTTActtggtttaatttaaaattgatcCAGTCCCAAAACAGCCGGGCCAGGTCTAACAAAACAggcattttgaaaaaattgattgttttcttgGAACTCTACAGTATCTAATCAGAATGATAAGCATGGCGTATTTT
It encodes the following:
- the LOC7460245 gene encoding U-box domain-containing protein 2; this translates as MEVKHRTARSLVKKLGSVSEITRSEALAELRLMTKNDAESRLIIAEAGAIPYLAETLYSSSHDSQDNAAATLLNISISSRAPLMSTRGLLDAISHVLRHHATNSSPSAVQSSAATLYSLLVDDSYRSIIGAKRDIAYSLIEIIKRPNSPPRSIKDALKALFGIALFPLNRAGLIDLGAAGALFSLVLKDGRVGIVEDTTAVIAQIAGCEESESAFWKVSGVKVLEDLLDVGTGSSERTKENAVGALLNLVRCGGGGVMREVKEMRPGAVEGIKDVRENGTAKGKSKAIALLKAVEGGAKKWDFAV